One genomic segment of Motacilla alba alba isolate MOTALB_02 chromosome 1A, Motacilla_alba_V1.0_pri, whole genome shotgun sequence includes these proteins:
- the LOC119707701 gene encoding protein mono-ADP-ribosyltransferase PARP12-like — MALAIQALRELCSSGGCLEQGELRRRLPGRPSAEQLAAVLRDQQRFTLVRRPGRAAAAEAEVAVVVATSPVRLCPEHVAGCPGQCGQLHICKYHLKGFCRNQLARKGCRFVHSFHSDHNLRVLKQYGLENLNHDELCQLLLQNDPSLLPEVCLHYNKGDGLYGSCSFKTSCTKLHVCQYFLRGQCRFGSSCKRSHDLLNPECFEKLERQGMSSDIIKKLPSIYRNMYDIKNGNRNMYDIEDAKSSPCKDGKPSTRRDSSASKEDESEQICLHHLYRSCGFKEKCIRTHFHLPYRWQYTEGNTWKDFTNMEEIEDAYCDPKNARFDCAFTERLLFPFSISFHDMCCGLQKVRRLSTASSVTKPPHFILTTEWIWYWKDEYGTWQEYGKQDDLHVAATVSSDDLEKAYLAESSPKMTFKAGRHEYEINFASMMQKNLRYKTERKICRRPKFVSQAEVEKTKARGVKHTEGFKNIPAHWDKSALPELGYKLIELDCSSEEYKKVKVDFQRTMPKAAIKKICRVQNPSLWELYQWQKDLMQKSNGGKAADERFLFHGTSRKDIDAICQQNFDWRICGLHGTVYGKGSYFARDASYSDNYCGTDSNTKTMFLARVLVGEFTLGSSHYVRPPMKDGQKFYDSCVNNSSNPSIFVIFEKQQIYPEYLIEYQTSARLL; from the exons ATGGCGCTGGCTATCCAGGCGCTGCGGGAGCTGTGCTCCAGCGGcggctgcctggagcagggcgAGCTGCGGCGGCGGCTGCCGGGCCGGCCCTCGGCCGAGCAGCTGGCGGCCGTGCTGCGGGACCAGCAGCGCTTCACGCTGGTGCGGCGGcccggccgggcggcggcggcggaggccGAGGTGGCCGTGGTGGTGGCCACCAGCCCCGTGCGGCTGTGCCCGGAGCACGTCGCGGGCTGCCCGGGGCAGTGCGGGCAGCTGCACATCTGCAAGTACCACCTGAAGGGCTTCTGCCGCAACCAGCTGGCCAG GAAGGGATGCAGGTTTGTTCACAGCTTCCACTCAGACCACAATCTCCGTGTTCTAAAGCAATATGGACTTGAGAATTTAAACCATGATGAACTTTGCCAGCTTCTGCTTCAAAATGACCCTTCCCTCTTACCAGAG GTCTGCTTGCATTATAACAAAGGTGATGGACTTTATGGATCTTGTTCCTTTAAAACATCCTGCACCAAACTTCATGTTTGCCAGTACTTTTTGCGGGGTCAGTGCAgatttggcagcagctgcaaacgGTCTCATGACTTATTAAATCCAGAATGTTTTGAGAAACTAGAGAGACAGGGGATGAGCTCAGACATCATCAAGAAACTACCTTCCATTTACAGAAACATGTATGACATAAAAAATGGCAACAGAAACATGTATGATATAGAAGATGCCAAATCTTCACCATGCAAAG ATGGAAAACCCAGCACTAGACGGGATTCCTCAGCTTCAAAGGAGGATGAATCAGAACAGATATGTTTACATCATCTGTACAGAAGTTGTGGCTTTAAAG AAAAGTGTATCAGAACCCATTTTCACTTGCCATATAGATGGCAGTACACTGAGGGTAATACCTGGAAGGACTTCACAAATATGGAAGAAATAGAAGATGCATATTGTGACCCAAAAAACGCCAG ATTTGATTGTGCTTTTACTGAAAGGCTCCTTTTCCCATTCAGTATCAGTTTTCATGACATGTGCTGTGGGTTGCAAAAAGTCAGACGTCTTTCTACAGCCTCCTCTGTGACCAAACCCCCTCACTTCATTCTTACAACAGAATGGATCTGGTACTGGAAAGATGAATATGGCACGTGGCAGGAGTATGGAAAACAA GATGATCTTCATGTAGCTGCTACTGTCTCCAGTGATGACCTGGAGAAAGCTTATTTGGCTGAAAGTTCTCCAAAGATGACCTTCAAAGCTGGAAGAcatgaatatgaaataaattttgcGT ccatgATGCAGAAAAACCTTCGCtacaaaacagagagaaagatttgCAGAAGACCTAAATTTGTCTCTCAGGCAGAGGTGGAAAAGACAAAAGCcag GGGTGTTAAACATACAGAAGGGTTTAAGAACATTCCAGCTCACTGGGACAAATCTGCCCTGCCTGAACTGGGATACAAG CTGATTGAGCTTGACTGTTCTTCTGAAGAATACAAGAAAGTCAAAGTGGACTTTCAGCGCACAATGCCCAAAGCAGCTATTAAAAAGATTTGTAGAGTTCAGAACCCATCCCTCTGGGAACTGTATCAGTG GCAGAAGGACCTAATGCAGAAGAGCAATGGTGGAAAGGCTGCAGATGAGCgatttttatttcatgggaCCAGTAGAAAAGACATTGATGCCATCTGCCAGCAAAACTTTGACTGGAGGATCTGCGGCCTTCATGGGACAGTCTACGGCAAAG GAAGCTATTTTGCAAGGGATGCATCTTATTCTGACAACTACTGTGGCACAGACTCAAACACCAAGACCATGTTTCTGGCACGAGTGCTGGTGGGGGAGTTCACTCTTGGTAGTTCGCATTATGTTCGGCCTCCCATGAAGGACGGCCAAAAATTCTATGACAGTTGTGTGAATAACTCTTCAAACCCTTCTATCTTTGTCATCTTTGAGAAGCAGCAGATTTATCCAGAGTATCTCATAGAATACCAGACATCAGCACGACTTCTATAG